The Equus quagga isolate Etosha38 chromosome 2, UCLA_HA_Equagga_1.0, whole genome shotgun sequence genome has a window encoding:
- the NKX2-3 gene encoding homeobox protein Nkx-2.3 yields the protein MMLPSPVTSTPFSVKDILNLEQQQQQQHFHGAHLQADLEHHFHSAPCMLAAAEGTQFSDGGEEDEEEESEKLSYLNSLATADGHGDSGLCPQSYVHTVLRDSCSGPKEPEEEPEVVRDRSQKTCQLKKPLEAPGDCKTAEESERPKPRSRRKPRVLFSQAQVFELERRFKQQRYLSAPEREHLASSLKLTSTQVKIWFQNRRYKCKRQRQDKSLELGAHAPPPPPRRVAVPVLVRDGKPCVTPGAQPYGAPYSVGAGAYSYNSFPAYGYGNSAAAAAAAAAAAAAAAAYSGSYGCAYPAGGGGGGGGGGGGGASAAASALQPACGAAGGSPFVNMSNLGGFGSGGGAQPLHQGAAAGAACAQGTLQGIRAW from the exons ATGATGTTACCAAGCCCGGTCACCTCCACCCCTTTCTCAGTCAAAGACATTTTGAatctggagcagcagcagcagcaacagcactTCCACGGCGCGCACTTGCAGGCGGACTTGGAGCACCACTTCCACTCGGCGCCCTGCATGCTGGCCGCCGCCGAAGGGACGCAATTTTCGGACGGAGGGGAGGAGGACGAGGAAGAAGAGAGCGAGAAACTGTCCTATTTGAACTCACTAGCCACAGCCGATGGCCACGGGGATTCGGGGCTCTGTCCCCAGAGCTATGTCCACACGGTTCTGCGAGACTCGTGCAGCGGGCCTAAGGAACCCGAAGAGGAGCCCGAGGTCGTGAGGGACCGGAGCCAAA AAACCTGCCAGCTGAAGAAGCCTCTGGAGGCGCCCGGAGACTGTAAGACGGCGGAGGAGAGCGAGAGGCCGAAGCCACGCAGCCGCCGGAAGCCCCGGGTCCTCTTCTCACAAGCCCAGGTCTTCGAGCTGGAGCGCAGGTTCAAGCAGCAGCGGTACCTGTCGGCGCCCGAGCGCGAGCACCTCGCCAGCAGCCTGAAGCTCACGTCCACACAGGTGAAGATCTGGTTCCAGAATCGCAGGTACAAGTGCAAGAGACAACGGCAGGACAAGTCTCTGGAGCTGGGCGCGCACGCGCCCCCGCCACCCCCGCGCCGCGTGGCGGTGCCGGTGCTGGTGCGGGACGGCAAGCCGTGCGTCACGCCCGGCGCGCAGCCCTACGGCGCGCCCTACAGCGTGGGCGCGGGCGCCTACTCCTACAACAGCTTCCCCGCCTACGGCTATGGGAACTcggctgccgccgccgccgccgccgccgctgccgccgccgccgccgcggcctaTAGCGGCAGCTACGGCTGTGCGTACCcggcaggcggcggcggcggcggcgggggcggcgggggtggCGGCGCCTCCGCGGCGGCCTCGGCCCTGCAGCCCGCCTGCGGCGCGGCCGGAGGCAGCCCCTTTGTGAACATGAGCAACCTGGGCGGCTTCGGCAGCGGTGGCGGCGCGCAGCCGTTGCACCAAGGGGCTGCGGCTGGGGCCGCGTGCGCGCAAGGCACCTTGCAGGGCATCCGGGCCTGGTAG